The DNA region GACCGTTGCCAAACGCCGACAAACGGGATCTCACGATTTTCATATTCTTCGAGACGGCAGCGGCCTTTGAGGCATTCTCGCAGGAAGCCTTTCTCTTGGCAGTTCGAAAGCAGTTTGGAGTTCAAGCTAAATTGGCGAAGAACGTGTCGGGGCATATCGATCGGGGTCTTCAGGGTGTCATGGGTTGGGCAGCTCCACCAATGATCGTGAATCGTTCCAAAGCATTATTCGGTAAGACCCACTTCCTCGCGAACATTAAGGATACATTGCCCCAAGATCACTACGACTGGCTTTCACATGCGCACCGCGTCAGGAACCGAATCGCACATCCGTCTGAAAACGCCAAGCAACAGCTCATTAAGCTACACAACGCTCTGGGTGTTCCGCCGGCAGCGCGTAAGGGGGCCGGGCCGGGACGAATCTTGAGTGACTATCCTACAACGAGTAATGATGACGATCGCTGGTTCCACAGGTTTCTCAAAGCGTATGGCAGCTATTGTGACCTGATCGACTCCAAACTCTAACAGAGAACAAGGCGTCGCTCTCAACACTGCCCTGCCGCGAGTTTCAGCCGTCATGACCTCTACAACTTTAACCCACAGTCGAAGCCTGGCCCTCGGGTAGGTGTGAGAGGACTTCGACGTTCAGCAAAAATTAAGAAATGGCATCATTAAAGAAAATAACCCCTTCGAGCCCCCGCTTAGCTTCTCTTTTATCGGATGTCGAGCGCGGCAATATTAAAATCCCCGTATTTCAGCGTCAATATATCTGGACAGATGAACAAATTGTCAGCCTACTTGACTCGATCTATAGAGGGTATCCAGTTGGCTCTCTTTTGATGTGGACAACACATGAAGAGCTGAAACATGAAAGGGATGTAGGCGGATTTAAACTGCCGGAAACTCCAGAGGATTATCCGGTCAATTACATATTAGATGGTCAGCAAAGATTGACGACCCTATATGGCGTATTCTATTCCTGCGATAACACTGCAGACCCGAACTTAGCTGACAGGTTTAACATCTGCTACATTCCAGACGAGGACTCGTTTGTTCACCACCTGGCCGCAGATGGAAAAGATAAGATTCACCTTAACTCCATGCTCGACACAACGAAGTTACTGCGAGAGCTTCCAAGATTTAACGATAGGCAGAAAGAAAGAATAGCGAGGGTAACGGAAGCGTTCAAAGACTATGAATTTCCAGTCGTTACAATCAAAGAGCGGAGCAACAAGGAGGTGTGCAGTATTTTTCAGCGAATAAATTCATCGGGAACTGCTCTTAGCAACCTAGAGTTGCTAGCGGCGTGGACGTGGTCTGATAAGTTCGACCTCAGAAGAGAGATAGAATCGCTATTGGATAGGCTTGGAGATAAAGGATACGAACAAATTGATCAGTCCTTGGTCATGCGCATGCTTGCCGTGCTTACGGTGGGTACACTCGATTCCGATGATTTGGTAGATATAGATTCCGATGTGTTGATTGAGAATGTCGCGACTCTAAAATCTGCAATACTTTCGACAGTAGACTTTTTGGAGGGGCAGCTGAAAATCAAGAATGTGATTTTCCTTCCGTTTCCGATCATGATCATACCTATTGTGTTTTTCTATGCGGAAATGCCTAAGCCGAATGCGGTGCAGTTGGATCAACTGAAAAAGTGGTTTTGGCAGTGCGCTCTCTCGTTGAGGTATAAAGCAGGGACAAATCGCTTGGCTCTAGAGGATATTGAAAAGTTAAAAGGTGTTTCACGCGGCGAAAGTCCGTTTGATTCACCGCCTCCTAGCATTCCAGATGATCTTTTTAGTCGCTCTTGGAGAATTAATTCTACGGCAGCCAAAGCGGCGCTTTGCCTAATGGCGCAGATGAGGCCTTTGTCATTTCTAAGTGGATCCGAAATTGACCTGGGGACTGTATTGTCCTCTTATAATGCTAGACAGTTTCATCACATCTACCCAAAAGCCTTTCTAATTTCGAAAGGGAAGACTTTTCACGATGCTAACATAATAGCTAATATTTGTTTTCTTTCGGCCTCGGAAAATAATTCTATAAGTGATAAAGATCCCAAGGATTATTTCAGAGATATGCCTGATGCTCATAAAGATGCCATCTTTGATTCTGCAGTTATCCCTGAAGATGGAAGACAAGGCACTTTACCTTTTGCTGACTTTGTAGCGAAACGCGCTGACCTCCTAAAGGATATTGCGAATAATCTAATGCGAACCGGTAAAACATCAGGCTGAACAAGACGTGTCATGCCACTCTGGTCAGCGCGCCGCGCCGGCTTTCGCGTATGCACTCGGCGTTCAGTAATGTCCTAGTAGCGCGGCATCACGAGCTCTGGCGAGTTTGTCCTGTTGGATCATGGATTTGTCGGAGTAGTTCAGGATGATCGCCGCTGGCTCTTTGATATTGGTGAGGTAGGCGGCGGGTGCAAGAGTGCAGACGATGGAATTACGGGAAGGCTTGCCGGAAGTGGATGGTTTGCCGCGTCCTGCGTTCCAGTTTTTGACGACGACCCATCGCTCGCTCTCCTTGCGGGGCATGGTGTCGTTTTCCTCGAAGGTCTTGCGTTGATCTTTCAATGCACCTAGGCACTGGACGAGGTGGAGGCGGAAGGTTTGCTCATAGAGTGCTTTCAGTTCCTCGCCGCTCAGAGCTTCGATCTCGGGTGGCTTGACGACGTACTTGCAGACCTCGCGTGCTTGATGGACTTCCTGCGAGTCCTTGAAATGGTGTCTCCACCATCCGCGAACCCGCTGGAGCAAGTATGACCATTCAGCTTTTGGTAGCTTGCGCGTCATCTGGACGATGGCGTGCACGTGAAGGTGGAACGTCGGCAGATCTTCCTGGCGTTTCATGGTTCCGAGTTCTGTGGATCGGAAAACGATCTGCACACCAGCTCGTTTCATGAACGGTTCGTAGTTGAGTTTCGAGATCCGGCGATGCAGTGCGCCGATGCCATCGCGTACCCCAAGGATCAGGGTGCGGAGAGAAATAGTGGAAGCGAGGCGGAGGCCGGCTGTCTACCCGGGGCAATGTGGCGATGGCTGAGGTTGGCTTCACGTTGCTAGGATTGTCGCGATTTTTGCTATGCGGATTTTTTAGTGGCGGGTGGTGGATGGGTGAGGGGATTTGGTTTGGTGGGCGTTGGTGGTGAGTGGGTTGCTAAGATTTGCGGGGTTGTGGGTAATTTCCGCGCAGTGGGAATGGGGTGCGTCCGTGTGGGCGGGGATTGGCGTAACGTGCGGCGTACTATTGATTAATTATTGAGTGAATCCTGCGGTTTTGCGTGGGGTTTGGGTGAAATATGCACAGTCTTGAGTTTGATATGCGGCGCATCGGGGTGGGTGCCACGGTAGTGTCCGACCAATTCAAATTAAGGGTGGATTTGCTGCAGCCATGATCGTTCTGGGAGTCACTATTCTTATCAGCATGTGTCTGGCTGGCATTTTCATTGTCTGCTTTGCCGTTGAGGCGAAGTCGCCGCGTCGATCGAGTCCTGAGAGGGATTCGCTGTTACCTCTGGATGAGAGTGACGGGCGCGAGGTTTCGTTACCGAAGGCAGCGGGCAAGGCATCCACTCCGCGTGATTGAGCGACAGAATCTCCTCCATTATCTGACCAACAACACAACCTATGCACGACAAGGCGACGAACGACGCAGCGGCAACTGACGTCCGTAACGAGACGATTCAGTTTGAAGACAAATCAGTGCGCTACTTCATGTGGGCGTCGATTATTTGGGGGATCGTGGGGATGCTGGCGGGCGTGATCGCCGCCTTCCAGATGCCGTTCTGGGAGATGAACAGTCTGTTCCTTCAGAAGATCACCAGCGGCTTGAATGCACTCCCTGGCATGGGATGGGTGCCGGTGTTCGATACGACGGGGATCGAGTACATCACCTTCGGGCGCTTGCGTCCGCTGCACACGAACGCGGCTATTTTCGCCTTTGTGGGCAACATGGTTTTCGCCGGGGTTTACTATTCCACCCAGCGACTTTGCAAGCAGCGCACGGCGTCGTCGCTGCTGACGTGGCTCCATTTCTGGGGCTGGCAGACGATTATTGTGCTGGCTGCACTGACCATTCCTGCGGGCTTCACCCGTGGTAAGGAGTACGCCGAGCTGATCTGGCCGATCAACATCATGGTGGCCGTGGTGTGGGTGATCTTCGGATGGAACTTCTTCTGGACGCTGAAGCGACGCAACGAGCCGTCGCTCTACGTGGCGCTTTGGTTCTACATCGCGACCATCGTCACCGTAGCGATGCTCTACATTGTGAACCACTTGTCGATCCCGACCAGCCTGACCCATAGCTACCCGATCTTCGGTGGTGTGCAGGACGCGCTGGTGCAGTGGTGGTATGGCCACAACGCGGTGGCATTCTTCCTTACGACGCCGGTGCTCGGCATCATGTACTACTTCATGCCGAAGGCGGCGGAGCGTCCGGTTTACTCGTACCGACTTTCCATCATTCACTTCTGGTCGCTGGTGTTCATCTACATCTGGGCCGGCCCGCACCACTTGCTCAACACGGGCCTTCCGAAGTGGTTGCAGATGATCGGGATGTTCTTCTCGCTGATGCTTTGGGCTCCATCCTGGGGTGGTATGCTCAATGGTTTGCTCACCCTCCGCGGGGCTTGGGACAAGCTGCGCACCGACCCGGTGATCAAGTTCTTCGTGGTGGGCATCACCTTCTACGGGATGTCGACCTTTGAAGGGCCGCTGCTTTCGATCCGCGCCGTCAACGCGCTCGGTCACTACACCGACTGGATCGTGGGTCACGTGCACGGTGGAACGCTCGGCTGGAACGGCTTCATGGCTGCCGGTATGTTCTACTGGCTGGCGCCACGACTCTACGGCCGCGCCCTGTACTCCAAGGCCGGAGCCAACCTTCACTTCTGGATTGGTCTGGTGGGGATTCTGATCTACGTCGGCTCGATGTGGGCGGCGGGTATCACCCAGGGGCTGATGCTCAATGGCACCAAGGAAGGTGGCACCATGCTGGCCCAGCCTGACTTCGTGAAGACCGTGGGTGCGATCAAGGGACTCTATATTGCTCGAGGCGTCGGTGGTCTGCTTTACCTCGCCGGTTACTTCATCCTGGTCTGGAACATCTTCATGACCATGAAGAAGGGCAAAACGGTGGAAGACGTGCGTGAGTACGTGGTGACCCGCACCGAAAACCAGGACGCCATGGGCTTCAAGGTGACCTTCATGAACGACCCGGTGGTCTACTTCTTCGTCGGTCTCGTGTTCTTGCTCGGTATGTTCTTTGCGCCGGTCGGGATGAACGTGGCGTGCGGATTGATCTTCCTGGTCTTTGTGTACTTCGCGGTGCAGAAGTTCAAGGCGGCTGGGTTGAAGTGGGGCGAGTGGTACCACCGCTTGCTTGAGAACTACCTGCCATTCACGATTCTGACCTTCATCGCGGTGGCGATTGGCGGGATGGTTCAGATCATTCCGAACGTGACCATCAACCGCGCGGCCAATATCCAAGACCGATTGCAGGTGCCGTACACGCCGCTTGAGCTGGCTGGACGCGACATCTACATCGCCGAGGGATGCTACAACTGTCACTCGCAGCAGATCCGTACGATGGTGCCTGATGTGTTGCGCTACGGTGACCACAGCCGCATCGGTGAGAGCATCTATGACTTCCCATTCCAGTGGGGCTCCAAGCGTACCGGTCCGGATTTGGCACGTGAAGGCGGCAAGCGCCCGAACACATGGCACTACGACCACATGCTCGACCCACGCGATGTGGTCGAAGATTCGATCATGCCGGCCTATCCTTGGTTGTTCGATCAGAAGACCGACTACAAGGCGCTGCCGAAGAAGGTGGAAGTCCAGCAGCAGCTCGGTGTACCAATGATCAGCGATGCGATTATCGACCGTGCCCGACTTCAGGCATTGGAAATCGCCCAGGATTTGCAGGAGAACGGCCGCAACGTGGATCCGGATACCAAGATCATCGCGCTGATCGCCTACTTGCAGAAGCTGGGTGCCTACGAAGAGGTGAAGGCGGAAGAAGAGGAACGCGATCTCGAGCAGGATCTGCCGGACAAGACGTTCTTCAACACACCGGACACCACGCGTGAAGACATCAAGGGCTACGGACTGTAAGCCGCGAATCTGAGAACCAATTTACGTCATGTTCAAGCTAGTCGTAGTCGAGAGCTGGGTCAGTGAGTGGGGGCTCCCCGCGATCTCCACGCTGTGTTTCATGTTCGTGCTGGGGTACTGGACGCTGCGTGCGCTGCACACCCACCGCAATAAGCTCGACGAGATGGCAGCCAAGCCGCTTGACGACGGCGAGATGAAGAATTTGAGCGATAACTAATTCGATCTATGGACCAACAACCAAACGACCCGAAGAACCAGGATCAGAAGCCGAGCGGTGATGAGCCGATTCTGATGCCGCACGAGTACGACGGTATTCAGGAGTTCGACCAAAAGCTGCCAAACTGGTGGCTGTGGACTTTCTACATCACGGTGATCTTCTTCGCTGTGTTCTGGGTGCTCTACTACCAGGTGGGCTCGGGTGCGACCGACGATGAGAAGATGGAGAACGAGCTGGACCGCATTGCCCGTATCGAGGCCGAGCGTCTGGAGCGTGAGCTCGGCGTGCTGAGCGATGCCAAGTTGTGGGAAGCCAGCCGCAACACAGCTTTCGTCGAAGAAGGTCGCAAGCAGTTCATGGAAACTTGCGCGGTGTGCCATGGCCGTGACCTTTCCGCGACGAACGACGGGATCAAGCTCTCCGGTGTGCCACTCAACGACAGCGAATGGCTCTACGGTAGCGATCCAATGAACGTGCTGAACATTGTGACCAATGGGTCTCCCGATAAGACCAAAGGGATGCAGGCGTGGGAGCCGGTGCTCGGCAAGACCCGTGTGACCAAGGTGGTCGCGTTCGTGCTGAGCCATCACGAGATGCCGGAAGGCATGGGTGAAGGTGCTGCTGCCGAGGGTGAGGCTTCCGACGCGGCTGCGGAGGAAGCAGCTCCTGCCGCTGATCCTGCATAGGGAGTTGTGATCGAGCGAGGGCTCGTTGACTGAAGTGTCTTATGTCTCGTTCTGTTCGCAACAAAACTCCGAACCTGGACTCCGTCACGACGATCAATCGTGACGGATCCAAGTTTGTTCTTCATCCCGCGGATGTCCGCGGGCGATTCACTACCGGGCGTCGTTGGTTCGCTTTGTTGTTGCTGGCGATCTACATCGCGTTGCCGATCATCAAGGTGGGCAACTATCCGGCGGTGTTTTTTGATGTCGCCAATGGTCGGTTCCATTTGTTCGGGCTGACCTTGATCACACAGGACGTGTGGTTGTTGTTCTTTTTGATCACGGGGCTTGGGTTCACCTTGTTCTTCGTGACGTCGTTGTTTGGGCGTCTGTGGTGTGGCTGGACCTGTCCGTACACGGTGTTTCTCGAGCACATGTTCCGGCGGGTGGAGAGGTGGATCGATGGTGACCACCAGGCGCGGCGCAAGCTGGATGCGGCGCCGTGGGGGCCGCAGAAGATTTTCAAGCGTGTGCTCAAGCACGCGATCTACCTGCTGATGGCGACGGGGATCGCGCATCTGTTTTTGGCGTACTTTGTGTCGCTGCCAAAGTTGTATGAGTTCATGCAGACCTCGCCTTCGGCGAATGCCCAGGTGTTTGGCGTGGTGACGTTCCTGTCGTTGGTTCTCTACTTCTGCTTCGCCTGGTTCCGTGAGCAGTTCTGCATCATCCTTTGCCCGTACGGCCGTATCCAGTCGGCGCTGACTGATGACGACACGATGGTCATTGGTTACGACAAACGACGGGGTGAGCCGCGCGGGAAGAAGAAAAAGGGCAGTGACACGCCGGTGGGCGATTGTATTGACTGCCGTCGCTGTGTCCAGGTTTGCCCGACCGGGATCGATATCCGCAATGGCTTGCAGATGGAGTGCATCGGCTGCGCGGCTTGTGTCGATGCCTGTGACGAGATCATGACCAAGCTCAAGCGTCCGAAAGGGCTGGTGCGCTATGACTCGCTCAATGGCATGGAAGGGCAGAAGCGCCGGGTGCTGCGCCCGCGTGTGTTCATTTACATTGTGTTGTTCTGCATCGGGACGTTTGTGATGTCCTTGGCGCTGACCTCACTGCAGCCGGCCCGACTGGAAGCGGTGCGGATGCGCGGTATGACGTTCTTCCACGACGAGACCCTGGTGCGCAATCAGTTCAACGTGGTGATCACGAACAAGCGCGATCGTGAGAGCCGCTATACTTTGGAGCTGCAGAATGCGCCGGAAGGGATGACCGCATCCTCGGAAGGTGAAATCTTCACCGTGGGAGCACTCGATGATGTGGAGTTCTCCGTGGTGGTGACGCAGACCAAAGAGCACTACACCGGCCAGGCCGACTTTGAGCTCGTGTTGCACGAGGAAGGGGCGGACACCGAGTATGTGCGTAAGATCAAATTCCTCGGGCCGGATCTCGGCGGGACCAACGCGGATGATCTGGAGAAGCAGCGCGAGGAGTTGAAGAAGAAGATTGAAGCAGAGCAGAACAAGCGATGAGCAATGTGTTTTCCAAGCGTCCGTGGTTGTGGGTGATCATCGCGTTTCTCGTGCTGATCGGTTCATGGCTTGTGTTGTTCAAGCTGGCGCTGGGGAACCGTCCGCAAAGTTACGATCCGCGCAAAGGGGAAACCTATCCTGAAGGCGTGGTGCCCGGGTCAGGGCATCCGGCGGCACAAATGGAGAAGGCGGCAGCCGATGCTGCGGAGCATGGTGGATCTGCTGCTGAGGTGGAAACCAAGGAGGAGGCGCAATGATCGACGGAGCTGCGATTCATTCGGCGAGCGGTGCGTTCATTGCAGGGCTGGTCACGAGTTTGCACTGTGTGGGGATGTGCGGTCCGCTGGCCTGTGGCGTCGGCGGAGGCAAGGGGGCGGCGGCTCAGGTGAGTGCGTCGCTTTACCACGGCGGGCGCTTTTTGTCGTATGCGGTGCTGGGATGCGTGGCGGGGGCGATAGGAGCCGAGCCGCTGAACCTATTGCTCGACAGTCCGGCGGTGGTGTTGCCGTGGACATTGGTGATTGTGTTTTTGTTGGTGGCGACCGGGCTTGAGCGGCGGTTGCCGAAGCCGAAGTTTCTGGTGCGCTTTTCGGCGCGGTTGAAGCTGAAGATTTTCAAGATGTCGCAGCAGCGCGGGGCGTTGTTGCTGGGACTGGCGACGCCGCTGCTTCCGTGTGCGCCGCTTTACCTGGTGTTGACCGCATCGCTTTTGAGCGGGTCCGCGGCGAAGGGTGGTGAATTTATGGCGGCGTTCGCGCTGGGTACGGTGCCGCTGCTTTGGGTGGCGCAGGGATCGTTCAACAAACTGCGCGCCTGGATGACACCGCAGGCATTTGATTGGACGCGACGCGGCTTGGCGGTGGCCGCGGCTGCGATGATGGCGTGGCGCTTGCGCGGGACCTTGTTCTTTATCGAGAGCTCCCAGGGTGTGCCGGACTGCTGTCCTCCGGGGCTGTGACCTGAGCGGGGGAGGGTGCTCACGCAAAGACCCAAAGATCCCAAAGGGGAGGCAAATGGGGAAGGGTCATGAAGAGAGGCTTCTGACAGGATTCACAGGATGGACATGATTTTGGTGTGCAGCGAAATGGACTCCTTCCAGAGAGTTTTTTGACGCTTTCAGTTTAGAGATTCGGTGGTTAATCACGTGAATCATGTTAATCCTGTCCAAACTAAACCGAGCCGCTCTTTGAGCGCGACGCGCCCGATTATGGCCCAATCCCCTGAGCACGATACCAAGCCCTGCCGTCATTGCGGTACGCCGTTTACTCCAGCGTCTACTGATGATGCGTTTTGTTGTTCCGGCTGCGAGTACGTGTACCAGCTGATCCACGAGGAAGGGCTGCAGCGGTTCTACGATTTCAAGGGGAAGTCCAACCTGCCGCCGGTGCGCGGCAAGGTATTCGACGAGGCGGATTTTCCGTGGTTGAAGGAAGCGGTCGCGGTGGCGGAACAACAAGCGCTCGATGACGGGCGGAGCACGGGGTTGCTCCAGCTTAAGGCGCATCTCGATGGGGTGACGTGCGTCGGGTGCGTGTGGTTGGTCGAGCGCATTGCCTCGAAGGTCGAGGGCGTGGCGGCTCCGGATCTGGCTCCGGCGTCGGGGGAGATCACTGTGCGGTGGGAAGTAGGCAAGAGCGACGCGCTGATGCAGTTGGCTGGTGAGTTGTTGCGATTTGGCTACCGATTGACTCCGCTGGGGGAAAGGGAGAGTCGCTCGCGGGAGCTGCGCGATTTGCAGATCCGTGCGGGGATGTGTGGTGCGCTGGCGTTGAATGGAATGGCGTTCACCTTGCCGCGCTATCTCGGGATGCCGGAGGATTTCATGTTCGCCGGTGTGTTTGACTGGATCATCGTGCTGTCGGCGACCTTGGCGTTTTTCTCTGGTGGGAGTTATTTCATCCGTCGGGCGTTGGTGTCGCTGCGGGCGCGGATCATCCACATGGACGTGCCGATCGCGCTGGGCGTGACAGTGGCGTTTCTGGGGTCGTTTGTCGGCTGGATGACCGGGCACTCCGGGCTTTTCTACTTCGACTTTGTTTCGATCTTTTTGTTCCTGATGCTCGGTGGGCGCTGCATCCAGCTGATGGCAGTGAACCGTCAACGGGCGGACGCGGAAAAGCAGACACTGCGGCCGGATGCGGTACGGGCTGCCGGTTCCGGCGAGCGCGTGGAGTCCGGGGATTTGGTCAAAGGGATGCGCTACGAAGTGGATCCGGGCGGAGTGGTTCCAATTGCCTCGTCGGTGGTGGACCGCGACGTGACCTGTAGTCTGGAATGGATCACTGGTGAGTCAGAGGCGCGCGAGTGGAAGGTGGGGGCGCAGTTGCCTGCCGGCGCGATCAACCTGGGGCGCTCGGTGGCGACTTTTGAGGCGGAGGAGGATTGGGAAGGGTCGATGCTCGAGCGCATGGGCGACGGGCGCGAGGGTACGCCGCGCAACCCAATTCTTGAGAAGACATTGGCAATCTACGTCGCGGTGGTGATGGTGATTGCCATTGTGGGCGGGGTTGTCTGGTGGGCACGCTCGGGGGATCCGATCACGAGCCTGCAGGTGTTTGTTTCGGTGTTGGTGGTGTCGTGCCCGTGTGCGCTCGGGGTTTCGATGCCGCTGGCCGATGACCTGGCACGGATGCGGGCACAGTCCGCCGGGATTTTCATCCGCAGGGAGAACCTGTGGGGACGTCTGAAGAAAGTGCGCGCCATTTGGTTCGACAAAACTGGAACTCTCACCATGGAACTGCCGTCGCTGGTGAACCCGGAAGCCGTGAAGCGGCTGGATGATTCGGGTGCGTATGCCTTGGCGGCGCTGACCGCGGGGAGTGTCCACCCGGTGGCGCGCAGTTTGCGTGACACGCTCGGGGTGCGTGGGCAGAAGATGCGGGACGCCGGTGCCCGTGCGGATGCGGCATCGGTCGATGATTACCCAGGTTTGGGTGTGGCGTGGCGTGACCAATCCGGGCGCGTTTGGCGGTTGGGTCGGCCATCGTGGGCGGCGGACGAGGCTCCGGCCGGAGTGGACTCTGTGCTGGCGTGCGATGGCCGCGTGGTCGAGGCATTCCAGCTGGTGGATGGTGCGCGCCCGCAGTCGGTGGCGGCGGTCGATTGGATGGCCGGGCGTGGCTATCAGGTGGGAATTGTCAGTGGCGACCGACCGGAGAAAGTCGACCACATCGGGGACTCGTTGGGCGTGGCGCCGCAGCATCGCCGTGCCGGGTTCCTGCCTGAGGAGAAGGCGCAGTTGATCAAAGCAGAGGAAGCGGCGGGACGCCCTGTGTTGTTTGTCGGCGATGGAGCCAACGACGCACTCGCCTGCGACGAGGCCACGGTATCGGCGACGGTGGTGTCAGACCGTGCGGCGTTGGCGGACCGTGCGGACTTCTGTGTGTTTGGCCAGGGGATGGCTTATTTGCAGACGCTGTGGCGCATCGCCGACGTGCGCGGACGGGCGGTGATGCGGGCATTTGTGTTTGCGGTGGTCTACAACCTGGCGGCCATCAGCTTGTGCCTGATGGGG from Sulfuriroseicoccus oceanibius includes:
- the ccoG gene encoding cytochrome c oxidase accessory protein CcoG, coding for MSRSVRNKTPNLDSVTTINRDGSKFVLHPADVRGRFTTGRRWFALLLLAIYIALPIIKVGNYPAVFFDVANGRFHLFGLTLITQDVWLLFFLITGLGFTLFFVTSLFGRLWCGWTCPYTVFLEHMFRRVERWIDGDHQARRKLDAAPWGPQKIFKRVLKHAIYLLMATGIAHLFLAYFVSLPKLYEFMQTSPSANAQVFGVVTFLSLVLYFCFAWFREQFCIILCPYGRIQSALTDDDTMVIGYDKRRGEPRGKKKKGSDTPVGDCIDCRRCVQVCPTGIDIRNGLQMECIGCAACVDACDEIMTKLKRPKGLVRYDSLNGMEGQKRRVLRPRVFIYIVLFCIGTFVMSLALTSLQPARLEAVRMRGMTFFHDETLVRNQFNVVITNKRDRESRYTLELQNAPEGMTASSEGEIFTVGALDDVEFSVVVTQTKEHYTGQADFELVLHEEGADTEYVRKIKFLGPDLGGTNADDLEKQREELKKKIEAEQNKR
- the ccoN gene encoding cytochrome-c oxidase, cbb3-type subunit I; translated protein: MHDKATNDAAATDVRNETIQFEDKSVRYFMWASIIWGIVGMLAGVIAAFQMPFWEMNSLFLQKITSGLNALPGMGWVPVFDTTGIEYITFGRLRPLHTNAAIFAFVGNMVFAGVYYSTQRLCKQRTASSLLTWLHFWGWQTIIVLAALTIPAGFTRGKEYAELIWPINIMVAVVWVIFGWNFFWTLKRRNEPSLYVALWFYIATIVTVAMLYIVNHLSIPTSLTHSYPIFGGVQDALVQWWYGHNAVAFFLTTPVLGIMYYFMPKAAERPVYSYRLSIIHFWSLVFIYIWAGPHHLLNTGLPKWLQMIGMFFSLMLWAPSWGGMLNGLLTLRGAWDKLRTDPVIKFFVVGITFYGMSTFEGPLLSIRAVNALGHYTDWIVGHVHGGTLGWNGFMAAGMFYWLAPRLYGRALYSKAGANLHFWIGLVGILIYVGSMWAAGITQGLMLNGTKEGGTMLAQPDFVKTVGAIKGLYIARGVGGLLYLAGYFILVWNIFMTMKKGKTVEDVREYVVTRTENQDAMGFKVTFMNDPVVYFFVGLVFLLGMFFAPVGMNVACGLIFLVFVYFAVQKFKAAGLKWGEWYHRLLENYLPFTILTFIAVAIGGMVQIIPNVTINRAANIQDRLQVPYTPLELAGRDIYIAEGCYNCHSQQIRTMVPDVLRYGDHSRIGESIYDFPFQWGSKRTGPDLAREGGKRPNTWHYDHMLDPRDVVEDSIMPAYPWLFDQKTDYKALPKKVEVQQQLGVPMISDAIIDRARLQALEIAQDLQENGRNVDPDTKIIALIAYLQKLGAYEEVKAEEEERDLEQDLPDKTFFNTPDTTREDIKGYGL
- a CDS encoding heavy metal translocating P-type ATPase metal-binding domain-containing protein codes for the protein MAQSPEHDTKPCRHCGTPFTPASTDDAFCCSGCEYVYQLIHEEGLQRFYDFKGKSNLPPVRGKVFDEADFPWLKEAVAVAEQQALDDGRSTGLLQLKAHLDGVTCVGCVWLVERIASKVEGVAAPDLAPASGEITVRWEVGKSDALMQLAGELLRFGYRLTPLGERESRSRELRDLQIRAGMCGALALNGMAFTLPRYLGMPEDFMFAGVFDWIIVLSATLAFFSGGSYFIRRALVSLRARIIHMDVPIALGVTVAFLGSFVGWMTGHSGLFYFDFVSIFLFLMLGGRCIQLMAVNRQRADAEKQTLRPDAVRAAGSGERVESGDLVKGMRYEVDPGGVVPIASSVVDRDVTCSLEWITGESEAREWKVGAQLPAGAINLGRSVATFEAEEDWEGSMLERMGDGREGTPRNPILEKTLAIYVAVVMVIAIVGGVVWWARSGDPITSLQVFVSVLVVSCPCALGVSMPLADDLARMRAQSAGIFIRRENLWGRLKKVRAIWFDKTGTLTMELPSLVNPEAVKRLDDSGAYALAALTAGSVHPVARSLRDTLGVRGQKMRDAGARADAASVDDYPGLGVAWRDQSGRVWRLGRPSWAADEAPAGVDSVLACDGRVVEAFQLVDGARPQSVAAVDWMAGRGYQVGIVSGDRPEKVDHIGDSLGVAPQHRRAGFLPEEKAQLIKAEEAAGRPVLFVGDGANDALACDEATVSATVVSDRAALADRADFCVFGQGMAYLQTLWRIADVRGRAVMRAFVFAVVYNLAAISLCLMGLMHPLIAAIIMPVGSVLSLAIVAGSFRQLRR
- a CDS encoding DUF262 domain-containing protein, which codes for MASLKKITPSSPRLASLLSDVERGNIKIPVFQRQYIWTDEQIVSLLDSIYRGYPVGSLLMWTTHEELKHERDVGGFKLPETPEDYPVNYILDGQQRLTTLYGVFYSCDNTADPNLADRFNICYIPDEDSFVHHLAADGKDKIHLNSMLDTTKLLRELPRFNDRQKERIARVTEAFKDYEFPVVTIKERSNKEVCSIFQRINSSGTALSNLELLAAWTWSDKFDLRREIESLLDRLGDKGYEQIDQSLVMRMLAVLTVGTLDSDDLVDIDSDVLIENVATLKSAILSTVDFLEGQLKIKNVIFLPFPIMIIPIVFFYAEMPKPNAVQLDQLKKWFWQCALSLRYKAGTNRLALEDIEKLKGVSRGESPFDSPPPSIPDDLFSRSWRINSTAAKAALCLMAQMRPLSFLSGSEIDLGTVLSSYNARQFHHIYPKAFLISKGKTFHDANIIANICFLSASENNSISDKDPKDYFRDMPDAHKDAIFDSAVIPEDGRQGTLPFADFVAKRADLLKDIANNLMRTGKTSG
- a CDS encoding sulfite exporter TauE/SafE family protein; translated protein: MIDGAAIHSASGAFIAGLVTSLHCVGMCGPLACGVGGGKGAAAQVSASLYHGGRFLSYAVLGCVAGAIGAEPLNLLLDSPAVVLPWTLVIVFLLVATGLERRLPKPKFLVRFSARLKLKIFKMSQQRGALLLGLATPLLPCAPLYLVLTASLLSGSAAKGGEFMAAFALGTVPLLWVAQGSFNKLRAWMTPQAFDWTRRGLAVAAAAMMAWRLRGTLFFIESSQGVPDCCPPGL
- a CDS encoding cbb3-type cytochrome c oxidase N-terminal domain-containing protein, which encodes MDQQPNDPKNQDQKPSGDEPILMPHEYDGIQEFDQKLPNWWLWTFYITVIFFAVFWVLYYQVGSGATDDEKMENELDRIARIEAERLERELGVLSDAKLWEASRNTAFVEEGRKQFMETCAVCHGRDLSATNDGIKLSGVPLNDSEWLYGSDPMNVLNIVTNGSPDKTKGMQAWEPVLGKTRVTKVVAFVLSHHEMPEGMGEGAAAEGEASDAAAEEAAPAADPA